The Rhododendron vialii isolate Sample 1 chromosome 8a, ASM3025357v1 genome has a window encoding:
- the LOC131335642 gene encoding uncharacterized protein At5g65660-like — translation MESGDYASSHMDESRPSLGFPIGAALLLIVVFTLSGVFSCCYHWERIRTLRRSSARNTDLEADNDGPPSKPQRIRMDPKQIQSQSLPVLMPGDHMPKFIAMPCPCEPPRPENIIVQVQKLPKPPRIAVPLY, via the exons ATGGAGAGCGGAGATTATGCGTCGTCCCACATGGACGAATCTCGACCGTCCTTGGGCTTCCCTATTGGGGCAGCCCTTCTCTTGATAGTCGTCTTCACTTTGAGTGGAGTCTTCTCCTGTTGCTACCACTGGGAGAGAATCCGAACACTCCGTCGATCTTCCGCCCGCAACACGGATCTCGAGGCAGATAACGATGGACCACCCTCCAAACCTCAACGCATACGCATG GATCCAAAGCAAATCCAAAGCCAAAGCTTACCGGTACTGATGCCCGGCGATCACATGCCGAAGTTCATAGCAATGCCGTGTCCTTGCGAGCCTCCACGACCGGAGAACATCATCGTACAGGTGCAGAAGCTCCCTAAGCCGCCGCGAATAGCCGTGCCGTTGTACTAG